CAGCTTGGCGAAGGATTTTTCGCCGATGCCCTTCACGTTCATCAGTTCTTCAGGCCGCTGGAAGCCGCCGTGCTGTTTGCGGAAGGCGATGATCCGCTCGGCGGTTTTCTGCCCGACGCGAGGAAGCTGCATCAACTCTGTCACCGAGGCGGTGTTCAAATTGATGGGCCGTTGGGGTGCCCGCGGGGCGCGATCCGGGGCAGCGGATAGGGGAAGGGCCAGGGCGAGTGCCAAGGCCAGAGCAGAGAAGGGGTTGGACATGGTTGCCTCCTTTCAGGCAAGGCAAACCAAATCCAGAGTTGTGCCACTTTTTAAAGCCTTTTATTTCTTTATTTACACGTAGTTATAAAATATTCTAGTCATCAATAAATGACAAATATTTATAAAATTTAAATATCTCGTTTATTTTTAATTTTTATATTTTGTAACTATTTTATTACAAAATATAAAAACAAGACAGGTTGTATTGTTGCAAAAAACAGACTCCCTATATCCCTGTCGGGACCGATTATCCTGGGAGGGTCCGAGGAGCGCTGCAGGACCCGGCAGATGGCTGCGCGGGATCTCAGGCTCGGACACTTCTCCAAGGAACGGCGCTCACCTCAACCCAGCAGCGGGTCGATGAGGTGGCTCCCACCCTTCGCCCGACCCTTCGAGGAGGTCCCATGACCGTTGCCACCACCGACTTCATTGTCGCCGACTTGTCCCTGGCCGCCTGGGGCCGCAAGGAGCTGGCCATCGCCGAGGGGGAGATGCCCGCCCTCATGGCCATCCGCCAGCAGTACGCCGCGCAGCAGCCGCTCAAGGGCGCCCGCATCGCGGGCTCGCTGCACATGACCATCCAGACCGCCGTGCTCATCGAAACCCTGAAGGCCCTGGGCGCTGATGTCCGCTGGGCCAGCTGCAACATCTTCAGCACCCAGGATCACGCCGCCGCCGCCATCGCCGCGGGCGGAACTCCGGTCTTCGCCGTGAAAGGCGAGACCCTGCCCGAATACTGGGACTACACGCACCGCATCTTCGATT
This sequence is a window from Geothrix sp. PMB-07. Protein-coding genes within it:
- a CDS encoding helix-hairpin-helix domain-containing protein — protein: MSNPFSALALALALALPLSAAPDRAPRAPQRPINLNTASVTELMQLPRVGQKTAERIIAFRKQHGGFQRPEELMNVKGIGEKSFAKLKPFLAATSAPRPAAAKN